From a single Micromonospora sp. WMMD1102 genomic region:
- the ald gene encoding alanine dehydrogenase, which yields MKVGIPREVKNREYRVAITPAGVHEFVRAGHEVYVQSGAGAGSSITDAEFAAAGATILGDADEVWGVAELVLKVKEPIAEEYHRMREGQVLFTYLHLAASKECTDALLDRKVTGIAYETVELPDRSLPLLAPMSEVAGRLAPQVGAYHLMRSGGGRGVLMGGVSGVYAAKTVVIGAGVSGRNAAAIALGLQAEVLLLDRAVGQLRQADAIYRGHLQTVASNTYEIERAVLDADLVIGAVLVPGAKAPTLISNELVSRMKPGSVLVDISIDQGGCFEDSRPTTHDDPVYPVHDSLFYCVANMPGAVPHTSTYALTNVTLPYALELANQGWREALRRDPALALGLNTHAGQVTYGPVAEAHGMGVLPLADVLG from the coding sequence GTGAAGGTCGGAATTCCGCGCGAGGTAAAGAACCGCGAGTACCGGGTCGCCATCACCCCGGCCGGGGTGCACGAGTTCGTCCGTGCCGGCCACGAGGTGTACGTGCAGAGCGGCGCCGGAGCCGGGTCGTCGATCACCGACGCCGAGTTCGCCGCCGCCGGGGCCACGATCCTGGGCGACGCCGACGAGGTGTGGGGCGTCGCCGAACTGGTGCTGAAGGTCAAGGAGCCGATCGCCGAGGAGTACCACCGGATGCGCGAGGGGCAGGTGCTCTTCACCTACCTGCACCTGGCCGCCTCAAAGGAGTGCACGGACGCGCTGCTGGACCGGAAGGTGACCGGGATCGCCTACGAGACGGTGGAGCTGCCAGACCGGTCGCTGCCGCTGCTCGCCCCGATGTCCGAGGTCGCCGGCCGGCTCGCCCCGCAGGTGGGGGCGTACCACCTGATGCGCTCCGGCGGCGGGCGCGGGGTGCTGATGGGCGGCGTCTCCGGGGTGTACGCGGCCAAGACCGTGGTGATCGGCGCCGGGGTCTCCGGCCGGAACGCCGCCGCGATCGCGCTCGGCCTACAGGCCGAGGTGCTGCTGCTGGACCGGGCGGTCGGCCAGCTCCGCCAGGCCGACGCCATCTACCGGGGCCACCTCCAGACCGTCGCCTCGAACACCTACGAGATCGAGCGCGCCGTCCTCGACGCCGACCTGGTGATCGGTGCCGTGCTGGTGCCGGGTGCCAAGGCGCCGACGCTGATCAGCAACGAGCTGGTCTCCCGGATGAAGCCCGGCAGCGTGCTCGTGGACATCTCGATCGACCAGGGCGGCTGCTTCGAGGACTCCCGGCCCACCACGCACGACGACCCGGTCTACCCGGTGCACGACTCGCTGTTCTACTGCGTGGCGAACATGCCCGGTGCGGTCCCGCACACCAGCACGTACGCGCTGACCAACGTCACCCTGCCGTACGCGCTCGAACTGGCCAACCAGGGCTGGCGGGAGGCGCTGCGCCGCGACCCGGCCCTGGCGCTCGGGCTGAACACCCACGCCG